The Triticum aestivum cultivar Chinese Spring unplaced genomic scaffold, IWGSC CS RefSeq v2.1 scaffold93319, whole genome shotgun sequence region GTGTGGCGACTGATTCCCTTGCGGATGCTCGATGTGAAGGCAGAGTAATCTGTTATGCTGGAGGTCAGTACATTCGATGCTTGTGGTTGCTTTACTtgaattttgaaatttgagtcACCTCCATTAGTCAACTTAGCAATCGAAGCCAGAATTCAAGGTAGCATCGTGCACTAGAGCTGATACATTGCCATGAAACGAGCTGTAAATGACATTACCCAGGACTGGAAAGGAAGAAGCTGGTCCAATGCCACAGCCATGTAGCGCGCACATTGACCCAACCATCTTTATATACTCCTAGTTGATCTGATCTATCTATCCATTCAGAAGGAGGAGGACTCTGCTACATGACAGTACTAGGCATGCAGTTCCATAGCTAAAACGAAGCAAACATTCCCAACATTCAGAGCTAGACCCTCTAGCGGTTACAAATGCAAATCCTACATGATGGCATGGCATGGTAGTAGAGTACCAAGGAGAACATATCCAGTACCAGTACGTACTATCTAATGGGTGAAAGCAAGCACTGGATATGTTCTCCAGCACCCGAGCAAGCAAGCTGCTTCAGTTTGCGACAGTCTTCTTGGACTTGGGCGTCGCCTTGTCGTGGACGGCGTGTGCCGGTGGAGCCGCGTTGAGGTCAGGGAGGGGCGCACGAGCGCCAGCAGCGGCGTTGCCGATGGGCTTGCCGGCCGCGGTCTTGGCGAGGCGGTGCTTGAGCTCGGTGAGCAGGGCCTGGTTCTCCTGGTTCAGCAGCTGGGCCTTCTTGCGCAGCCGTTCGTTCTCCTTGAGGATGTAGCAGTTCTGCATGTACAGCTTGGCGTTGAGCCTGTCCATCCCGCCTGGCGCCTGCCACCAAAAAAAAAAAAGCAACAGGGTAAGGAAATCGGCAGCCATAT contains the following coding sequences:
- the LOC123175208 gene encoding protein LITTLE ZIPPER 4 gives rise to the protein MDRLNAKLYMQNCYILKENERLRKKAQLLNQENQALLTELKHRLAKTAAGKPIGNAAAGARAPLPDLNAAPPAHAVHDKATPKSKKTVAN